From one Salvelinus alpinus chromosome 14, SLU_Salpinus.1, whole genome shotgun sequence genomic stretch:
- the LOC139538717 gene encoding cell surface glycoprotein CD200 receptor 1-A-like isoform X1: MGKTWIIGVISLLAVSATWSLETGYNHNISVISHTSPFLTFAVPLGLQHRVIAARSEHFHLGNNAILKCSNKTWSEMIYTIWKIKLDGITCQISSSNDNQNLNTCNDGKAMLNTSRGESYLQIPEFSKRDEGIYQCESVYKAGSYASNIDVSLIAPPSVSAWLEWEGSRQVAVCLAEGGKPAASICWSETWNSTSTTTLNLDGFNTVESRLVLPEGIAMGNLTCAVIHPSWEEVHMVTPGVVIPWRLVIISMGTISFIMAILGGLYFTRKHPCRISPEAPPSQDYVEEVEPYAIYTQSVNLIYNSSADLFT, encoded by the exons ATGGGAAAGACATGGATTATAGGAGTCATCTCTCTCCTGGCTGTTTCTGCAACCTGGAGCTTAGAAACAG GATATAACCACAACATTTCTGTGATCTCTCACACTTCCCCTTTCCTCACCTTCGCTGTGCCTCTAGGCCTACAACACAGAGTCattg CTGCCAGGAGTGAACATTTCCACCTGGGGAATAATGCCATCTTAAAGTGCAGCAATAAGACTTGGAGTGAGATGATCTACACCATCTGGAAAATAAAACTGGATGGAATAACGTGTCAAATATCATCTAGTAATGATAACCAAAATCTGAACACATGCAATGATGGAAAAGCCATGCTCAACACATCCAGGGGTGAATCCTACCTACAGATTCCAGAGTTCTCAAAGAGAGATGAGGGAATCTACCAGTGTGAGTCGGTGTACAAAGCAGGAAGCTACGCCTCAAACATTGATGTATCACTAATAG CCCCTCCCAGTGTTTCTGCCTGGCTAGAGTGGGAGGGCAGTAGGCAGGTGGCTGTGTGTTTGGCTGAAGGGGGGAAACCAGCTGCCTCCAtctgctggagtgaaacatggAACTCTACTTCAACCACCACATTGAACCTAGATGGCTTCAACACAGTAGAGAGTCGATTGGTCCTGCCCGAGGGGATTGCTATGGGCAACCTGACTTGTGCTGTCATACATCCCTCCTGGGAGGAGGTGCATATGGTGACACCAG GAGTCGTCATACCCTGGCGATTAGTCATAATCTCCATGGGAACTATAAGCTTCATCATGGCTATTCTGGGGGGTTTATACTTCACACGAAAACACCCCTGCAGAATTAG TCCCGAGGCTCCTCCG TCACAGGACTATGTGGAGGAAGTAGAACCCTACGCCATCTATACACAAAGTGTCAATTTAATCTACAACTCCTCTGCAGACCTgttcacataa
- the LOC139538717 gene encoding cell surface glycoprotein CD200 receptor 1-A-like isoform X2, which produces MGKTWIIGVISLLAVSATWSLETAARSEHFHLGNNAILKCSNKTWSEMIYTIWKIKLDGITCQISSSNDNQNLNTCNDGKAMLNTSRGESYLQIPEFSKRDEGIYQCESVYKAGSYASNIDVSLIAPPSVSAWLEWEGSRQVAVCLAEGGKPAASICWSETWNSTSTTTLNLDGFNTVESRLVLPEGIAMGNLTCAVIHPSWEEVHMVTPGVVIPWRLVIISMGTISFIMAILGGLYFTRKHPCRISPEAPPSQDYVEEVEPYAIYTQSVNLIYNSSADLFT; this is translated from the exons ATGGGAAAGACATGGATTATAGGAGTCATCTCTCTCCTGGCTGTTTCTGCAACCTGGAGCTTAGAAACAG CTGCCAGGAGTGAACATTTCCACCTGGGGAATAATGCCATCTTAAAGTGCAGCAATAAGACTTGGAGTGAGATGATCTACACCATCTGGAAAATAAAACTGGATGGAATAACGTGTCAAATATCATCTAGTAATGATAACCAAAATCTGAACACATGCAATGATGGAAAAGCCATGCTCAACACATCCAGGGGTGAATCCTACCTACAGATTCCAGAGTTCTCAAAGAGAGATGAGGGAATCTACCAGTGTGAGTCGGTGTACAAAGCAGGAAGCTACGCCTCAAACATTGATGTATCACTAATAG CCCCTCCCAGTGTTTCTGCCTGGCTAGAGTGGGAGGGCAGTAGGCAGGTGGCTGTGTGTTTGGCTGAAGGGGGGAAACCAGCTGCCTCCAtctgctggagtgaaacatggAACTCTACTTCAACCACCACATTGAACCTAGATGGCTTCAACACAGTAGAGAGTCGATTGGTCCTGCCCGAGGGGATTGCTATGGGCAACCTGACTTGTGCTGTCATACATCCCTCCTGGGAGGAGGTGCATATGGTGACACCAG GAGTCGTCATACCCTGGCGATTAGTCATAATCTCCATGGGAACTATAAGCTTCATCATGGCTATTCTGGGGGGTTTATACTTCACACGAAAACACCCCTGCAGAATTAG TCCCGAGGCTCCTCCG TCACAGGACTATGTGGAGGAAGTAGAACCCTACGCCATCTATACACAAAGTGTCAATTTAATCTACAACTCCTCTGCAGACCTgttcacataa